A segment of the Salvelinus sp. IW2-2015 linkage group LG6.2, ASM291031v2, whole genome shotgun sequence genome:
CCATAACCATCACTGGTGAAAGAAATGGTGTAACATTACTTCACATTGATGCCAACGGAAACCTACACAATCTTTAGATTCACAAGTCAACCATACCTGTAGCCCCTTGACATTGACCCATATTCATCGCGGGAACTGGATTGGGGATAATCCCTTGGCGGATAGTCCCGTGGTGTTGGTGCGTAGTCCCTTGTATCCCTGGAACTCACATATTCCCGGCTAGAATAGCTGCCAAATGGGAAAACATGTCACATGTGTAAACAAGCAATGTGACATTTCTAAAGAAGTTTCATTCAGAATGTGTAACCAACCACAAATGGGTAGTGAGAGATTTGTTGCACGGGAACACCCACCTGTCCTTTGTGCTGTAATATTCATCTCTTGGTGATGGGTAATCATCCCTTCTGGACATTGAGTCTCTGCGGGGAGGGGGTGGGCCATAGGGGTCCCTGTCCCTTGACATGGAAGCTAAAGAAAACAAGATCCCATGTAATCATCATAAGTCTTTGTGGCACTACATGCTTAGTCAGTCCTCAGTGATAAAGTCGAGAGGTCCTCACACTTACGTCTGCCCATCGGAGAAGGAGCATGTCTCTTGGGTGGGGGGCCTCCATTACGAATCGGAGGACCCCTTTTCAGTGGTGGGGGGCCTCTGGACGAAATCCCTTTGAAAAAGGGTTCTACAATCCCTACGTTATCATAGTAGTCTTTCGGCAGACAAGAAATGCAAATATTAATGGCAAGCTCAGAACTCACAAAACAAATCCAGTTTCATAGCCTACATACTTATTTAGATGGTTTTACAATAAGACTTTGCATAAATGCCCAACACCACAACCCCTGTGAGTACTTCTGTAAAGGTACCTCTGGATGGTGGACCCCTCATTGGTGCTCCTCTAGATCCTCTAGGACCTCTAGGGGGACCGCGGCCACGCATGGGGGGTGGGCCGCGTCTGCCTGCTGACTCAAACTGAGGTTTTGTTGCTTGTTCAACCTTAATTGGCTTACCATCAAGTGACTGAGGAGTAAATAGATTATAACGttaattttacaaatgtatacaATCTACATAAGTTGGGGTCGTTTGAAGAAAAAAACAGTGCACAACCGTTTACCTTCCCATTCATTTCACGCGCAGCATCCTTTGCATCTGCCGGACTCTCAAAGGTCACAAAAGCAAAACCTCTTGATTTGTTCGTTTCACGGTCTTTCATCAACAGAACTGGAAAGGAAAAATATCTACTTAGTGCTCACACAGGAACTGTACTAGGTTACAAAATATTAATCTGAACTGATACTCAGAACTTTTTAGGTATTGTGCGTTTTTTTTTATAGGTATTGTGCGTTTTTCCGAACCTATTGCTCATCAAAACCATTTGGTTATTAATTTACTTTTTCACACTTTACTTAATCATAACAGTTTATCCATCAAAggaatcaagacatttcaacttggTACTACTGAATCTGTCCTCATACATAAGTATTAGCCATGCTTGGGCAATCCATTTAGAATGATTTAGTTATCCAATGCATTTATTTTTACCTTCTACTATTCTGCCATATTTGCTGAAATACTTCTCAAGGGCCTTCTCGTTGGTTTCAGTGTCCAGGCCACCGATGAAGAGTTTCCCTGGTCGGTCAGCCTCTGCCATATTTGGGTCGGTTTAAGCTATTAATAAGAGAATAGTCATTATTCCATGGAGACACCAGATCAACGTTTGTGAAACAAATTAGCATGTTTGGACTAGGGCATATTTGAGAAAACAACTTGTCCTGACCTCGGTTTCGAAACATGCAGGTAGCCATCTTGGCTAGCATTatattaaattcaaatatacGCGGTGGCTAACTGTTGGAAGTATGCCACGTTTACCAACAACGGCATTGTACACTAGAATGGTGCGTTTTAACAGCACAAAATGGCGTCAAAGGGGGAATGAATGACAAGCTAACTAGCATTTCCAAACATTTGTGGCTACTCCTTCCAGTTAAGATGGCTTACTTGTTTGGAAGCTACGTTACAAACTAACTAGTTAGTTTACAATWAAATAACCAAGTGGGGGCATTGTCAGTTCAAGTGCATTATTAGTaaattaacaataaaataaaaaaagacgaAACTGTGGATTCATTCAACAAAGCTCAAAATGGCGACTGGTTGGCTAGCTGTTGGTCGATAAAACAAACGTGCGTGCATAAATGTATCGTTGAACGGATTTTTATAAAACATTAAAGTGCGTTGGCTCTTTAATATCTGCAAAACAGACAAGCCATTGTGCACAAATGTGAGCAGTGTCTAACACCTACCTTTTAAAATTTCACGACACGCTCGAAGCCTCCTCCAGGAAAATACGAAACGACGAAGGTAAACGTATACTGATCACGTGGTATCACGCATCCGGAAGTAGTTGccaacctttttatttatttatttgttaaattTATTCAAACATTTTCACAATCAAATTGCCACCTTTTATATACAAAAAAACACTTGCTCTAATTAACAGACCGAGCAACTAGAAAAATCACGAATAAATAATATAACATAAAATTAAACAAAGaagtaaacaaaacaaagacaaCGTTTTCtaaccaggggcctgttgcacaaaactaggataagggattaagccaggatatcttggtgatcctggctcaattgatccgtaatccggttgcactaaagatggatagggggcaggaggatatgttatggtataaattaccatggagatttattctgtggagctagcctgctccagaccaggctaaattccaggatctatttaatctcatccctaatgtcagtcagcagtcaccacaaatggaaaccaacagttatttcactgctcactatacattgttatcacatataactagacccactgttattatttaaacgtttgtgatcattaatttcaatgattttggataaaaaatgatttttagatgatgttgctatcattagataatttacagtttcccatagactataaggctatatataaaatgatagaatattagggccacagaggggaaaaaaacacaagtcataatattgtaaccagttgttttaaaggaggacagttgttaaaatgacagatgtggggcatttcgtgaaattgtacttcagtatggtttcataaacaaatacatgctgatgtgccagaatattaagtatcacattgtcataagtatcaaaacaatatgtagcttttctgcagaaagaaccagcctcataaatttatgactttatcctttttcttcagtgtggccctagtactctgtcatataaacaaatacacattccatatgaatataaaaaacacaatgtgtaacattatgttcctttatgaataaggacaaaacaaagcaggtaaaccatcagctcctttcgaaactgaagtcacagtgactctacaagatggaaagcacagaatccaagcatattatacaaaatgatacatacacattcaaaggtctgtatataacaacccctgcatgtctgcacactaaaataaatgcaggacaaatccatacacatcaactgaacagacaaatgaatggatgcagtagcctccctgcagccttgtattacacacagtataccgcacaaacatcataagaggccaaattcgtcaaaaaacgaacccaaaaaaacccaaattcctctgccaccgcaggacatatttaaccaaaattgaaagcacacatactaactaaaataattcaacacatattggtccctcagcagccgaccactgtcgtcatcagggaagattgccggattgtcccagtccatggctggtggcactctgggggccctctccttcctcaggcaggccacattgtggagggacagcacaagccacagtaatatcacatgccctaacagggctgacccttaatttgtgaaggcagtgaaagcgtgccttcaggaggccaaaggtcatttcaactctggccctggtcctggcatgggcatggttgtaggcctgctgtgcttcctgggggtctgtgaaaggtgtcaggagaaaaggctggcagccataccccctgtctcccagcaaacacacagagaattcacctgtcaacacaaaatctcatcattactacctcataaacacagtgatattcttgacacagccatgatggttataaataggggttgtgtggcttaccttgtgataggcactgatagatttcagaggcccgaaagattctggagtcatggactgagccaggccattttgccacaacattgctgatcacacagtcagcattgcagaccatctgaaatcataagatgaggaatattacaccaatcaatgcacatcactggcaatgcagagtgttcgtcaatggacaatatcaaaaagttatgttcacctgaacattaatgctgtgaaaggatttcctattcacaaaatcggcctcatgggcacctgagggggcttttatccttatgtgtgtgcagtccactgcaccaatgacattggggaaacctgtcacacaaagtaatgagtatcctactatgtgttaacagttgtcctgtaatttgtagatcctcttacctgcaatcctatagaactcctctttgatgtcacagagtcttctgtggccagggaaggagatgaagacatctgctaatgctttgatagccagacacacactccttattgtgcggcaaaattgtggccttgttcagctgttctgcatccccactgagtacaggaaggctccactagcaaaaaagcggcaaggccacacaaaccatttgctccacactcagtgcatggctccgtgcagtgcggtgcttaatcctgggaccagtagtctgcatagataacctgatgccatctgcagaaaacctgtatctttcatatagatggtcatcaggaaggccagtgggtccaaccggtccctgaagacccttctcgcctgaaggctccctcagcacaagtgcttcttcatccaccacatctcgcacgaatgggcatgccattgtcagagcagaaaggaacacgcaattttgggccttcatataggctagtggccacacctggtgctggggggtggggcaaaagagggcgatgccttataacgatgacttggttgtactgattgctgggaaaataaaaaaaccttagaaagatgccaccgtcctgtgtgctcacaataagagctcatatgtcatggctcacttgactttacgagaatattacctaatttttattttgagctgtgtcatcttcttggactggggaggaaagaaaaaataatgattaatacatttgttgttacagttagcatacagtttacattgaaggcatatctcacctccctctcaagtttttttatttcaaggtccatttcctaattgtcctcttttttatttcggacttccagtgcaagattttccatctttttcttcttgtactgaatgtctagtGTATCTGAGTGCTTCATCGTGCTCTTAAGTTCATTTGGCGCCGGAGGTGTTGCCATacactttctgatagcttgtgagctctgtgaacacaatacaattacgCAGCTGGAATttgcaggatgtggtgtccttttattaatacgcactatgttgccaggctggttttcccactgtataacatctgggtcctgtaaaagaaattagattttttgattttgatgaggactcctcaccattgtagagtaagatagtactttcacagtcttaacatgatacctcatgccttctggaatccgaagagatggtctcctcctcatcatcgtctccatcatgtgctgttgctgctgcactggggcctcaccctatcacatttaatcggattcatatattgaagctagtagacaagacatgccaggcctacagtatgcctttgatggagtactcactggatcagcatcgtctggtgcttgtgctggtggctctaacaggaacacagtgctgccagacactgcaaggcaataggtaaaccaaagtcagacagtccaaattgattcaatatgaatgtggttgtatcccatgtagagatggaaggacataccttgaatgaagcggtgcatcttgggaggaacctatgctcgtctctttccccccagggatcccctctaagacgggcctgcctttatttagctccaaggccatgtcctctgctggggtaaggtcagcctttggtgacccaccacccgtgccttgtctgtgggtattctttttcactgctaaaacagtacagacaatgtgtgagcaggcaccttctgggtacaatatatgcttgtgctttttAAAATTTAGTTAGggaccatagcattctgcagaatgttcttgtatttgattttgacctgctgccatgtccgttttggcccgttcatgtttaatcccacacacacacacacacacacacacacacacacacacacacacacacacacacacacacacacacacacacacacacacacacacacacacacacacacacacacacacacacacacacacacacacacacacacacacacacacacacacacacacacacacacacacacacacactgacacactgcaaaaaattacttggtatttttgtcttgttttcagtaaaaatacaaaaaaatttatcatagctttattaacagtgtgatggagttactttacacaatttcactcatatctgcagtgcatttcaattaaaaatgtaaccgtttcataattacagtacaactgcatttttggagatgtgaattaaatatttgaattgtaattgtgatgtttcagcggagcggtgagtgtgtaattgtgcactacttacgcattcaggcggtctgcaatactttgccacgctttttctctttgctttatcactgtggcggtgttgcctttcttcttaattatatcttttacctcctcgtatgcctccatgaggatttgtgcttccgacggggaaaagtacgcggctctagttgccatggtaaatcagttaatctgtgatctgtggcggggtctatttgagtgagccgtgagcgcgcacctatccaggattggtttcacctggcttaatgaatccgtgtctgctcatcctggcttggtctttgtgcaaccaattaagcctggacgcacatgttttggcttcattgagctcagctgagtcatttatcccggatgtcttaattctacttttgtgcaacaggccccagggatcaaattaatttgtatttgtcacatgcgccgaatagaacagaTGACcttacagacct
Coding sequences within it:
- the LOC111965658 gene encoding RNA-binding motif protein, X chromosome isoform X4; translation: MAEADRPGKLFIGGLDTETNEKALEKYFSKYGRIVEVLLMKDRETNKSRGFAFVTFESPADAKDAAREMNGKSLDGKPIKVEQATKPQFESAGRRGPPPMRGRGPPRGPRGSRGAPMRGPPSREPFFKGISSRGPPPLKRGPPIRNGGPPPKRHAPSPMGRPSMSRDRDPYGPPPPRRDSMSRRDDYPSPRDEYYSTKDSYSSREYVSSRDTRDYAPTPRDYPPRDYPQSSSRDEYGSMSRGYSDGYGGGREPKSYMERPSAASYREPYDGYGNSRSAPPSRGPQPSYNGSGGSSRYDDYGSSSRDGYGSRESYPSSRSEPYPPSRGERMGKQERGPAPPIERGYPREAYSGSSRGAPRGGRGGSRVDRGIARSRY
- the LOC111965658 gene encoding RNA-binding motif protein, X chromosome isoform X1, with translation MAEADRPGKLFIGGLDTETNEKALEKYFSKYGRIVEVLLMKDRETNKSRGFAFVTFESPADAKDAAREMNGKSLDGKPIKVEQATKPQFESAGRRGPPPMRGRGPPRGPRGSRGAPMRGPPSRDYYDNVGIVEPFFKGISSRGPPPLKRGPPIRNGGPPPKRHAPSPMGRRKSSMSRDRDPYGPPPPRRDSMSRRDDYPSPRDEYYSTKDSYSSREYVSSRDTRDYAPTPRDYPPRDYPQSSSRDEYGSMSRGYSDGYGGGREPKSYMERPSAASYREPYDGYGNSRSAPPSRGPQPSYNGSGGSSRYDDYGSSSRDGYGSRESYPSSRSEPYPPSRGERMGKQERGPAPPIERGYPREAYSGSSRGAPRGGRGGSRVDRGIARSRY
- the LOC111965658 gene encoding RNA-binding motif protein, X chromosome isoform X3, whose translation is MAEADRPGKLFIGGLDTETNEKALEKYFSKYGRIVEVLLMKDRETNKSRGFAFVTFESPADAKDAAREMNGKSLDGKPIKVEQATKPQFESAGRRGPPPMRGRGPPRGPRGSRGAPMRGPPSREPFFKGISSRGPPPLKRGPPIRNGGPPPKRHAPSPMGRRKSSMSRDRDPYGPPPPRRDSMSRRDDYPSPRDEYYSTKDSYSSREYVSSRDTRDYAPTPRDYPPRDYPQSSSRDEYGSMSRGYSDGYGGGREPKSYMERPSAASYREPYDGYGNSRSAPPSRGPQPSYNGSGGSSRYDDYGSSSRDGYGSRESYPSSRSEPYPPSRGERMGKQERGPAPPIERGYPREAYSGSSRGAPRGGRGGSRVDRGIARSRY
- the LOC111965658 gene encoding RNA-binding motif protein, X chromosome isoform X2; the encoded protein is MAEADRPGKLFIGGLDTETNEKALEKYFSKYGRIVEVLLMKDRETNKSRGFAFVTFESPADAKDAAREMNGKSLDGKPIKVEQATKPQFESAGRRGPPPMRGRGPPRGPRGSRGAPMRGPPSRDYYDNVGIVEPFFKGISSRGPPPLKRGPPIRNGGPPPKRHAPSPMGRPSMSRDRDPYGPPPPRRDSMSRRDDYPSPRDEYYSTKDSYSSREYVSSRDTRDYAPTPRDYPPRDYPQSSSRDEYGSMSRGYSDGYGGGREPKSYMERPSAASYREPYDGYGNSRSAPPSRGPQPSYNGSGGSSRYDDYGSSSRDGYGSRESYPSSRSEPYPPSRGERMGKQERGPAPPIERGYPREAYSGSSRGAPRGGRGGSRVDRGIARSRY